The following are encoded in a window of Phragmites australis chromosome 22, lpPhrAust1.1, whole genome shotgun sequence genomic DNA:
- the LOC133904385 gene encoding luminal-binding protein 5-like — translation MAAGDRRVAATLRIFVCLLAVASGFQIPDYDPSMIADSTPNQFRYPPGEVIVIDLGNTNSCVAGYVPGETETMLQFCIPSWVAFTDDGAALVGEAAKNHAGPDPEATIFGFKRLFGLRRDNEYEDIVQRLMERVPCKIGARNVVSPSNQVKAKDGVVKQLEVRKIASMVVAELKEKAEEHLGRKVHYAVMTVPQHFTEVSTWEAIGAGEIAGLEIVSTVLEPIAAAVAYGLRGKLREGGNALVLRVGGGTSDASVVTLIDGNFEVFGYWDDPFLGGDDFDQRIVDYFAKLIKTKHGKDISEDRVALGKLRTACEHAKKVLSNQDHAQVSVESLFDGVDFSEPLSRSKFEELNDDMFCKVIALVERAMVGAELERSKNSVDEIVLVGGSTMIPKIQKLVKNYFGGKEPNIMVKPDESIALGAAIIGHSSD, via the exons ATGGCTGCTGGCGATCGCCGCGTCGCGGCAACTCTTCGAATCTTCGTTTGCCTGCTTGCCGTGGCGTCCGGGTTCCAAATTCCCGACTATGACCCGAGTATGATCGCGGACAGCACCCCCAATCAGTTTAGGTACCCGCCCGGAGAAGTGATCGTCATCGATCTGGGCAACACCAACTCTTGCGTCGCCGGCTATGTCCCCGGCGAGACCGAGACCATGTTGCAGTTCTGCATCCCCTCCTGGGTCGCCTTCACCGACGACGGTGCTGCCCTCGTCGGCGAGGCCGCCAAAAATCACGCCGGGCCAGATCCTGAGGCCACGATCTTCGGTTTCAAACGCTTGTTCGGGCTAAG ACGAGACAACGAATACGAGGACATCGTGCAGAGACTCATGGAGCGCGTGCCATGCAAGATCGGTGCAAGAAACGTCGTCAGTCCAAGCAACCAAGTCAAGGCCAAGGACGGTGTGGTCAAGCAGCTCGAAGTCAGGAAGATCGCATCCATGGTGGTTGCCGAGCTGAAGGAGAAGGCCGAGGAGCACCTCGGCCGTAAGGTCCATTATGCCGTCATGACCGTTCCGCAGCATTTCACTGAGGTGTCCACGTGGGAGGCCATCGGCGCCGGCGAGATTGCGGGACTAGAAATAGTGAGCACGGTCTTGGAGCCTATTGCAGCCGCCGTGGCTTACGGCCTCCGCGGGAAGCTGCGCGAGGGCGGCAATGCGCTTGTCCTCCGTgtcggcggcggcacctccgaCGCAAGCGTCGTGACGCTCATCGATGGCAATTTTGAAGTCTTTGGATATTGGGATGATCCTTTCCTTGGCGGAGATGATTTTGATCAAAGGATCGTGGACTACTTTGCCAAGCTGATCAAGACGAAGCACGGCAAGGACATCAGTGAGGACAGGGTTGCTCTAGGAAAACTGAGGACGGCATGTGAGCATGCCAAGAAGGTGTTGAGCAACCAAGATCATGCCCAAGTGAGCGTTGAGTCTTTGTTCGATGGCGTGGATTTCTCCGAGCCGCTCTCGCGGTCGAAGTTTGAGGAATTGAATGATGATATGTTCTGCAAAGTCATCGCATTGGTAGAGAGAGCCATGGTAGGAGCTGAACTGGAGAGGAGCAAGAACTCGGTCGATGAGATTGTTCTTGTTGGTGGTAGCACCATGATCCCAAAGATTCAGAAACTCGTCAAGAACTACTTTGGTGGGAAGGAGCCAAACATAATGGTGAAACCAGATGAATCAATTGCTCTTGGAGCCGCAATTATTGGCCATTCTTCGGATTGA